One Streptomyces sp. ML-6 genomic region harbors:
- a CDS encoding type 1 glutamine amidotransferase: protein MNTDDVTATALVVQHEPGGGPGRWAAWLEERGVTMHVVRAYEGTPLPDRLEHPGLIVLGGARLPDDDARAPWLPATRALVRQAIDEGTPMFGICLGGQLLAHVAGGEVRGQHGPPEFGSTRLSLRPEAAGDPLFHGLPAHPPAIENHVDAVTALPADAHWLVRSERCPYQAFRIGSAAWGVQFHPETTAERIRGWNRERLDRNGAPPPETLHALALRDEPEAAETWRTVAHRFADTVTARARQPEPQAR, encoded by the coding sequence ATGAACACCGACGACGTGACGGCCACGGCACTGGTGGTCCAGCACGAGCCCGGCGGGGGACCGGGCCGTTGGGCGGCCTGGCTGGAGGAGCGGGGTGTGACGATGCACGTGGTCCGGGCGTACGAGGGCACCCCGCTTCCGGACCGGCTGGAGCACCCCGGGCTCATCGTTCTCGGCGGCGCCCGCCTTCCCGACGACGACGCCCGCGCACCCTGGCTGCCCGCGACCAGGGCCCTCGTGCGTCAGGCGATCGACGAGGGGACACCGATGTTCGGCATCTGCCTCGGGGGCCAGCTGCTCGCCCACGTCGCCGGTGGCGAAGTACGCGGGCAGCACGGACCGCCCGAGTTCGGCAGCACCCGGCTCAGCCTGCGCCCCGAGGCGGCCGGGGACCCGCTGTTCCACGGGCTGCCCGCACATCCTCCGGCCATCGAGAACCACGTCGACGCCGTCACCGCGCTCCCCGCCGACGCCCACTGGCTGGTCCGCAGCGAGCGCTGCCCCTACCAGGCATTCCGCATCGGTTCCGCGGCATGGGGCGTGCAGTTCCATCCGGAGACCACGGCCGAGCGGATCCGCGGCTGGAACCGCGAGCGACTGGACCGGAACGGTGCTCCGCCCCCGGAGACCCTGCACGCCCTGGCGCTGCGGGACGAGCCGGAAGCCGCCGAGACCTGGCGCACCGTCGCCCACCGCTTCGCGGACACCGTGACCGCGAGAGCCCGGCAGCCGGAGCCGCAGGCCCGTTGA
- a CDS encoding DinB family protein, whose translation MTWTAPPAEYTEQLGDLGTVTERRMLEGWLRRHRETLLAKCAGLEPAQLVRTTVEPSNLTLLGLVRHMAEVERWWFRRSFAGEDIGDVFTGPADGDEGFAGVRAADAERDFALFRNEVRACDAAAAGHDLDETFMSSRGVALSLRWVYLLMIQEYARHNGHADLLRERTDGATGD comes from the coding sequence ATGACATGGACAGCGCCACCGGCCGAGTACACCGAACAGCTGGGCGATCTGGGGACCGTGACCGAGCGTCGGATGCTGGAGGGCTGGCTGCGCCGGCACCGGGAGACGCTGCTGGCCAAATGCGCCGGGCTGGAGCCGGCCCAGTTGGTGCGGACGACCGTGGAGCCGTCGAACCTCACCCTCCTGGGTCTGGTCCGGCACATGGCGGAGGTGGAGCGGTGGTGGTTCCGGCGCTCCTTCGCGGGCGAGGACATCGGCGATGTCTTCACCGGCCCGGCGGACGGCGACGAGGGGTTCGCCGGGGTGCGCGCGGCCGATGCGGAGAGGGACTTCGCACTGTTCCGCAACGAGGTCCGCGCCTGTGACGCGGCAGCGGCCGGGCATGACCTCGATGAGACCTTCATGTCCTCCCGAGGGGTCGCCCTCAGCCTGCGTTGGGTCTACCTGCTGATGATCCAGGAGTACGCCAGACACAACGGCCATGCCGACCTCCTCCGGGAGCGGACCGACGGGGCGACCGGGGACTGA
- a CDS encoding LysE family translocator: MVHPCAVLGFLAAVLPLVATPGASLALLVQHVTDHGRRRALPVILGTTTGLYVHAALAVAGLSALVMHSGRAFTTVKVVGALYLIGLGLWTWRSASAPARAPARRQPPVRADSVYVQALLANVLNPKAASIYLTLVPPFIDADASFGGQVLALATAHALLMTLWLLAWTGLVRRASHILRGPRFKRTAARATAMMFLALGVRTAAT, from the coding sequence ATGGTCCACCCCTGTGCCGTCCTCGGGTTCCTGGCAGCGGTCCTTCCCCTGGTCGCCACCCCCGGAGCCAGCCTGGCCCTTCTGGTCCAGCACGTCACCGACCACGGCCGCCGCCGGGCCCTTCCCGTCATCCTCGGCACGACCACCGGCCTGTACGTCCACGCCGCCCTCGCCGTGGCCGGGCTGTCGGCCCTGGTCATGCACTCCGGCCGGGCCTTCACGACCGTCAAGGTCGTCGGCGCGCTCTATCTCATCGGCCTGGGCCTGTGGACCTGGCGATCCGCCTCGGCCCCGGCCCGCGCTCCCGCCCGCCGGCAGCCGCCGGTACGGGCGGACTCCGTCTACGTCCAGGCCCTGCTCGCCAACGTCCTCAACCCGAAGGCCGCCTCCATCTACCTGACCCTCGTCCCCCCGTTCATCGACGCCGACGCCTCCTTCGGCGGCCAGGTCCTCGCCCTGGCCACCGCCCACGCGCTGCTGATGACGCTCTGGCTCCTCGCCTGGACCGGCCTCGTCCGGCGCGCCTCGCACATCCTGCGAGGACCCCGCTTCAAGCGCACGGCCGCCAGGGCCACGGCCATGATGTTCCTCGCCCTCGGGGTCCGGACCGCCGCGACATAG
- a CDS encoding metallophosphoesterase: MAVLLAQISDLHLDGSERATERAVRVMDHLRALPRPVDAVLVTGDIADHGEEAEYEEAARILTAPFPVLTCPGNHDARPAYRKGLLDEAPGHGPVNRIHHIAGTAVLMCDSTVPGRDEGRLDPETLDWIDSRLAALPRDTPALIAFHQPPVELHHPLPDSSLLEQPGNLAALLDAHPQVVAVLTGHAHTAAASTFAGRPLIVGPAVTWTLRMPWEGDRPADRDQPPGLAFHVLDDDRRLTTHYRVVL; this comes from the coding sequence ATGGCGGTGCTGCTGGCCCAGATCAGCGACCTGCACCTGGACGGCAGTGAGCGGGCCACCGAACGCGCGGTCCGCGTCATGGACCACTTGCGCGCCCTGCCCCGCCCGGTCGACGCGGTGCTGGTCACGGGGGACATCGCCGATCACGGCGAGGAGGCCGAATACGAGGAGGCGGCCCGCATCCTGACGGCCCCTTTCCCCGTGCTCACCTGCCCCGGCAACCACGACGCACGTCCGGCCTACCGCAAGGGCCTGCTCGACGAGGCACCCGGCCACGGGCCCGTCAACCGGATCCACCACATCGCCGGGACCGCCGTCCTGATGTGCGACTCCACCGTCCCCGGCCGCGACGAGGGGCGTCTCGACCCCGAAACGCTCGACTGGATCGACAGCCGGCTCGCCGCACTTCCGCGGGACACCCCGGCGCTGATCGCCTTCCACCAGCCACCGGTCGAGCTCCATCACCCGCTGCCCGACTCCAGCCTGCTCGAACAGCCCGGGAACCTGGCCGCGTTGCTGGACGCGCATCCGCAGGTCGTCGCCGTCCTGACCGGACACGCCCACACCGCGGCCGCCTCGACCTTCGCCGGCCGCCCCCTGATCGTCGGCCCGGCCGTCACCTGGACCCTGCGCATGCCCTGGGAGGGCGACCGCCCCGCGGACCGCGACCAGCCGCCCGGTCTCGCCTTCCACGTCCTGGATGACGACCGGCGCCTGACCACCCATTACCGCGTCGTGCTCTGA
- a CDS encoding ABATE domain-containing protein, with protein sequence MERWPALELASTIRHDGEGGVADDLATAHGATRWIRDRADLLTDCPPAGGITADGGLRAEITELRRAVRTLFARAVSPAPPSPADARRLMSDDQALAHLNSVAAREPVVPQLDWPRGDAPRVRLPSALDDPETRLLAALARAAIDFLSGPQREQLRACTAPRCVRYFVKSHGRQEWCKPSCGNRARAARHYRRQHVTTDRDPASS encoded by the coding sequence ATGGAACGCTGGCCGGCGCTGGAACTGGCGAGCACGATCCGCCACGACGGGGAGGGCGGTGTCGCCGACGACCTCGCCACGGCACACGGCGCGACCCGCTGGATCCGGGACCGGGCCGACCTGCTGACCGACTGTCCTCCGGCCGGGGGGATCACCGCGGACGGGGGCCTCAGGGCCGAGATCACCGAGCTGCGGCGGGCGGTCCGGACACTGTTCGCCCGGGCGGTCAGCCCCGCTCCTCCCAGCCCGGCGGACGCCCGGCGGCTGATGTCGGACGATCAGGCGCTGGCCCACCTCAACTCGGTCGCCGCCCGTGAACCGGTCGTCCCGCAGCTGGACTGGCCGCGGGGGGACGCACCGAGGGTCCGTCTGCCGTCGGCGCTGGACGATCCGGAGACACGCCTCCTGGCGGCCCTGGCGCGCGCGGCCATCGACTTCCTGAGCGGCCCGCAGCGCGAGCAGTTGCGCGCCTGCACCGCCCCCCGTTGCGTGCGCTACTTCGTCAAGAGCCACGGCCGGCAGGAGTGGTGCAAGCCCTCGTGCGGAAACCGGGCCCGAGCGGCGCGGCACTACCGCCGTCAGCACGTGACGACCGATCGCGATCCCGCTTCGTCCTGA
- a CDS encoding S8 family serine peptidase — translation MRKRSKQAYAVVAAAAVVLTAGMTGPASAKNSGPNNELPLTTKDLKESGQAVHTVTLITGDRVLVDARGRVGGIQRAKGREGIPFFTETHNGRTYVVPRDARQLIADGTLDQRLFDITGLAAPESRKANRAGLKVIVGYRGSAAGSARAEVRSSDGTTVRRTLPALDADAVTGATDSEGALWDALTRRKGDGSTAMTSGIARIWLDGVRKASLDHSTGQIGAPAAWSRSYDGTGVKIAVVDTGIDDTHPDLAGRVVAERNFSNSPDAGDRVGHGTHVASTAAGTGAKDSRFKGVAPGAQLINAKVLNDQGSGDDSSILAGVDWAVAQGADIINMSLGSPDTVGIDPLEAQINKISAEKGVLFAVAAGNSGPDGGTLGSPGSADAALTVGAVDDNDRMADFSSAGPRIGDGAVKPDITAPGVDITAAAATGTPDQNPAGYVGMSGTSMATPHVAGAAAILKQKNPTWTGAQIKAALTGSAKDGSHPVFQQGAGRLALDRAIDQTLVSEPGSVHLGIQQWPHTDDTPVTKQVTYRNNGTSDVTLDLSLEAPAGGDGKPAPAGFFTLGAQRITVPAGGTAAVDLTADTRLGGTVHGAYAVTVVASGDGRSVRTPASVEREVESYDVTFKTLGRDGAPSTGWQADLKGYRGFADDRWFLPDLSSGSATVRLPRGTYNLSADMLVDPADPKKGFDMIDNPQFTVTGPTTVTLDARTTRPVTVKVPDPAARYTRAGMMYSLSPETGVIQWRELSGFDNVRTAHQGPRMPDGFLTQQWSAHWARGTAEYNFLTGGPVRELATGYDKTYAAKDLALVKVGIGSSVPGLESALAAHGTLANGNGVIAPYSLQPAPGTRKVYLSADDGAAWNIAAGVLGETAPDGSRKLDSVYDLGERRFEAGKTYTVNVNTGVLGPRMNADEGLVRDGDHIYGSLPLVSDGAGHSGFVHYVDAGTTIHRNGELYAQEDVAIDQGAFTLPSEPAAYKVSTTIHRNTAINRTATRIDASWTFDSARTESSTQLPVSMVRFLPRLALDSTVPAGSRQTFPVQVQGAAAGAGLKSLRVLVSYDDTTWLPVPVTAGKVTVNAPKKDKAISLKAVVTDKDGNRSMVTIHNALFGK, via the coding sequence TTGCGTAAACGATCGAAACAGGCGTACGCCGTCGTCGCTGCGGCCGCCGTCGTCCTGACCGCGGGCATGACCGGACCGGCATCGGCGAAGAACAGTGGACCGAACAATGAACTCCCGTTAACCACAAAGGATTTGAAGGAATCCGGCCAGGCCGTCCACACCGTCACGCTGATCACCGGCGACCGGGTCCTCGTGGACGCCCGTGGCCGGGTCGGCGGCATCCAGCGGGCCAAGGGCCGGGAGGGCATACCCTTCTTCACCGAGACCCACAACGGCCGTACCTACGTGGTGCCGCGTGACGCCCGGCAGCTGATCGCCGACGGCACACTGGACCAGCGGTTGTTCGACATCACCGGACTCGCCGCGCCGGAGAGCCGCAAGGCCAACCGGGCCGGGCTCAAGGTGATCGTCGGCTACCGGGGATCGGCGGCAGGGTCCGCCCGCGCCGAGGTGCGATCCTCCGACGGCACCACCGTACGCCGGACCCTGCCGGCCCTCGACGCCGATGCCGTCACGGGCGCCACCGACAGCGAGGGCGCGCTGTGGGACGCCCTGACCCGTCGGAAGGGTGACGGTTCGACGGCCATGACCTCCGGCATCGCACGGATCTGGCTGGACGGCGTGCGCAAGGCCTCGCTCGACCACAGCACCGGCCAGATCGGCGCCCCGGCGGCCTGGTCCCGCTCGTACGACGGCACCGGTGTGAAGATCGCCGTCGTGGACACCGGGATCGACGACACCCACCCGGACCTGGCGGGCCGGGTGGTGGCGGAGCGCAACTTCAGCAACTCCCCGGACGCCGGGGACCGGGTCGGGCACGGCACGCACGTGGCCTCCACCGCGGCCGGTACGGGGGCGAAGGACTCCCGGTTCAAGGGCGTGGCGCCCGGGGCCCAGCTGATCAACGCCAAGGTGCTGAACGACCAGGGCAGCGGCGACGACTCCAGCATCCTCGCCGGCGTCGACTGGGCCGTCGCCCAGGGTGCCGACATCATCAACATGAGCCTGGGCAGCCCCGACACCGTCGGGATCGACCCGCTGGAAGCCCAGATCAACAAGATTTCGGCGGAGAAGGGCGTGCTGTTCGCGGTCGCCGCGGGCAACAGCGGGCCGGACGGGGGCACGCTCGGATCACCGGGCAGCGCCGACGCGGCCCTGACCGTCGGCGCCGTCGACGACAACGACCGGATGGCCGACTTCTCCAGCGCCGGACCCCGCATCGGGGACGGCGCCGTCAAACCCGACATCACCGCCCCGGGCGTGGACATCACGGCGGCCGCGGCGACCGGCACCCCGGACCAGAACCCTGCCGGGTACGTCGGCATGAGCGGCACGTCGATGGCGACCCCGCACGTCGCGGGCGCCGCGGCGATCCTCAAGCAGAAGAATCCCACCTGGACGGGCGCCCAGATCAAGGCCGCCCTGACGGGCTCGGCCAAGGACGGCTCCCACCCGGTCTTCCAGCAGGGCGCGGGCCGGCTCGCCCTCGACCGGGCGATCGACCAGACGCTCGTCTCCGAACCGGGCTCGGTCCACCTGGGCATCCAGCAGTGGCCCCACACCGACGACACCCCCGTCACCAAGCAGGTGACGTACCGGAACAACGGCACCTCCGACGTGACCCTGGACCTGTCCCTGGAGGCGCCCGCCGGCGGGGACGGAAAGCCCGCCCCGGCCGGGTTCTTCACCCTCGGGGCACAGCGGATCACGGTTCCGGCGGGCGGCACCGCCGCCGTGGACCTGACGGCCGACACCCGGCTCGGCGGTACGGTCCACGGCGCGTACGCGGTCACGGTCGTCGCGTCCGGGGACGGCCGGAGCGTGCGCACCCCGGCATCGGTGGAGCGCGAGGTCGAGTCGTACGACGTCACCTTCAAGACCCTGGGACGGGACGGCGCGCCCAGCACCGGCTGGCAGGCAGACCTGAAGGGCTACCGCGGTTTCGCCGACGACCGGTGGTTCCTCCCGGATCTGTCGTCGGGCTCCGCCACGGTCCGGCTGCCGCGCGGTACGTACAACCTCTCGGCCGACATGCTGGTCGATCCTGCGGACCCGAAGAAGGGCTTCGACATGATCGACAATCCGCAGTTCACCGTGACCGGCCCCACCACCGTCACCCTCGACGCCCGGACCACCCGGCCGGTGACGGTCAAGGTGCCGGACCCGGCCGCCCGTTACACGCGCGCGGGGATGATGTACAGCCTGAGCCCCGAGACGGGCGTCATCCAGTGGCGCGAACTCAGCGGCTTCGACAACGTCCGCACCGCGCACCAGGGGCCCAGGATGCCCGACGGCTTCCTCACCCAGCAGTGGTCCGCCCACTGGGCGCGGGGCACCGCCGAGTACAACTTCCTCACCGGCGGACCGGTCCGGGAGCTGGCCACCGGTTACGACAAGACCTACGCGGCCAAGGACCTGGCCCTGGTGAAGGTGGGGATCGGGTCGTCCGTACCCGGCCTGGAAAGTGCCCTCGCGGCGCACGGCACCCTGGCCAACGGCAACGGCGTCATCGCGCCCTATTCCCTGCAGCCGGCACCGGGGACACGCAAGGTGTACCTGTCCGCGGACGACGGGGCCGCCTGGAACATCGCCGCGGGTGTCCTGGGCGAGACGGCCCCGGACGGTTCCCGGAAACTGGATTCGGTGTACGACCTCGGCGAGCGACGGTTCGAGGCGGGGAAGACGTACACCGTGAACGTCAACACCGGTGTGCTGGGACCGCGGATGAACGCGGACGAGGGACTCGTGCGCGACGGTGACCACATCTACGGCTCGCTGCCGCTGGTCAGCGACGGGGCGGGCCACTCCGGGTTCGTCCACTACGTGGACGCCGGCACCACCATCCACCGCAACGGCGAACTGTACGCGCAGGAGGACGTCGCCATCGACCAGGGGGCCTTCACACTGCCGTCGGAACCCGCCGCGTACAAGGTGTCGACCACGATCCACCGCAACACCGCGATCAACCGCACCGCAACCCGGATCGACGCCTCGTGGACCTTCGACTCGGCCCGCACCGAGAGCTCCACCCAGCTCCCGGTCTCCATGGTCCGTTTCCTGCCGCGGCTCGCGTTGGACTCCACTGTCCCGGCAGGCAGCAGGCAGACCTTCCCCGTCCAGGTGCAGGGCGCGGCGGCCGGCGCCGGCCTGAAGTCCCTGCGAGTGCTGGTGTCGTACGACGACACGACGTGGCTGCCCGTCCCGGTCACGGCGGGCAAGGTCACGGTGAACGCCCCGAAGAAGGACAAGGCGATCTCGCTGAAGGCCGTCGTCACCGACAAGGACGGCAACCGGTCGATGGTCACGATCCACAACGCCTTGTTCGGCAAGTGA
- a CDS encoding HAMP domain-containing sensor histidine kinase, which translates to MPGATVAFGLRTRLVIAFLLVAAVSAVTTAALTYREARSAVLVRAQDTAVTSFREEVERFVPRLPLEPDSLRWDLYDIAARAKPHPWIVFAEYGSVRASSGDRPVSDVLTARLRRAALASPRGVFERVVKEGKAYLTIGMPVMTRIVAGGDAVPSGLVLFAVMPMTDEEVDIDALVTAARDGALPGLAVALVPALLAARSVLRPVRELRRAAHSMGGGRFDTRIPVHGRDEMADLARTFNESAARLEHSVQELRDAGARARRFASDVSHELRTPLAGMLAVTDVVDEDAAELSPDTARAVRLISAETGKLAVLVEDLMEISRFDARAAELNTDEVDAAEAVRRTLADRKWLDRVHAELPEGFRIRLDLRRFDVIVANLVGNALHHGAEPVTVRLSARGGVLVIEVRDSGPGIAPEALPHVFDRFYKADAARSRSSGSGLGLAITEENVQLHGGTIRAGNAPGGGALFTVELPFDGPVSGSGAPDGPSSVQGGPGPADRCDRTGAAT; encoded by the coding sequence ATGCCCGGAGCGACCGTCGCGTTCGGGCTGCGCACCCGGCTGGTGATCGCGTTTCTGCTGGTGGCGGCCGTCAGTGCCGTCACGACCGCCGCGTTGACCTACCGGGAGGCGCGCAGTGCGGTCCTCGTGCGGGCGCAGGACACGGCCGTCACCTCCTTCCGCGAGGAGGTCGAGCGGTTCGTCCCCCGTCTTCCCCTGGAGCCGGATTCACTGCGGTGGGACCTCTACGACATCGCGGCGCGCGCCAAACCACATCCGTGGATCGTCTTCGCCGAGTACGGCTCGGTGCGCGCCTCCTCGGGTGACCGGCCCGTCTCCGACGTGCTGACCGCGAGGCTGCGCCGCGCCGCGCTCGCTTCGCCGCGCGGTGTCTTCGAGCGGGTCGTCAAGGAGGGGAAGGCGTATCTGACGATCGGGATGCCGGTGATGACCCGGATCGTCGCCGGCGGCGACGCGGTGCCGAGCGGGCTGGTGCTCTTCGCCGTGATGCCCATGACGGACGAGGAGGTGGACATCGACGCCCTGGTGACCGCGGCCCGCGACGGCGCGCTGCCGGGGCTGGCCGTGGCCCTGGTGCCCGCGCTGCTCGCGGCGCGCAGTGTGCTGCGTCCCGTCCGTGAGCTGCGGCGGGCCGCACACTCCATGGGCGGTGGGCGGTTCGACACGCGTATTCCCGTGCACGGCCGGGACGAGATGGCCGACCTGGCCAGGACGTTCAACGAGTCGGCGGCCCGCCTGGAGCACTCCGTGCAGGAGTTGCGGGATGCCGGGGCGCGGGCCCGGCGTTTCGCCTCGGACGTCTCGCACGAGTTGCGCACCCCGCTCGCCGGCATGCTCGCCGTCACGGACGTGGTGGACGAGGACGCCGCGGAGCTCTCCCCGGACACCGCCCGGGCAGTGCGTCTGATCAGCGCCGAGACCGGCAAACTGGCCGTGCTGGTGGAGGATCTGATGGAGATCTCCCGCTTCGACGCCCGTGCGGCGGAGCTCAACACCGACGAGGTGGACGCGGCGGAGGCCGTGCGCCGCACCCTGGCCGACAGGAAGTGGCTCGACCGGGTCCACGCGGAACTGCCCGAGGGCTTCCGCATCCGTCTCGACCTGCGCCGCTTCGACGTCATCGTGGCCAACCTGGTCGGCAACGCCCTGCACCACGGTGCCGAGCCGGTCACCGTGCGGCTGTCGGCGCGCGGGGGTGTGCTGGTCATCGAGGTGCGCGACAGCGGCCCCGGGATCGCGCCGGAGGCGCTGCCGCACGTCTTCGACCGTTTCTACAAGGCGGACGCCGCGCGTTCCCGCTCGTCGGGCAGCGGCCTCGGGCTCGCGATCACCGAGGAGAACGTACAGCTGCACGGCGGCACGATCCGGGCGGGGAACGCGCCCGGCGGTGGTGCGCTGTTCACCGTGGAGCTGCCCTTCGACGGGCCCGTGTCCGGGAGCGGTGCGCCGGACGGCCCGTCGTCCGTGCAGGGTGGCCCGGGGCCCGCGGACCGCTGTGACCGGACGGGGGCCGCCACGTGA
- a CDS encoding response regulator transcription factor, protein MPRVLLVEDDPSVREGIELGLRRRGHEVLAVATGEAGLEAMGSFRPDLLLLDLMLPAMSGVQLCCRVRGTSQLPIVMLTARGDDVDIVVGLDAGADDYIVKPARAEVIEARIRAVLRRAEGPVGAGPAVERHGELVIDRAGHTVLKSGAPVSLAPSELKLLLHLSAAPAQVFSRQRLLEEIWEHSYHSDVRLVDACVRRLRAKIEDPSGDPRYVQTLRGFGYRFGPL, encoded by the coding sequence ATGCCACGCGTCCTCCTCGTCGAAGACGACCCCTCCGTGCGCGAGGGCATCGAACTTGGACTGCGCCGACGGGGGCACGAGGTCCTCGCCGTCGCGACCGGTGAGGCCGGTCTGGAGGCGATGGGCTCCTTCCGCCCCGACCTCCTGCTGCTCGACCTGATGCTCCCCGCCATGAGCGGCGTCCAGTTGTGCTGCCGGGTGCGCGGGACCAGCCAGTTGCCGATCGTCATGCTGACCGCGCGCGGCGACGACGTCGACATCGTCGTCGGCCTGGACGCGGGTGCGGACGACTACATCGTCAAGCCCGCCCGTGCCGAGGTCATCGAGGCCCGCATACGTGCCGTGCTGCGCCGCGCCGAGGGCCCGGTCGGCGCGGGGCCCGCCGTCGAGCGCCACGGTGAACTCGTCATCGACCGCGCCGGTCACACCGTCCTCAAGTCGGGTGCCCCGGTCTCTCTCGCGCCCTCCGAGCTGAAGCTGTTGCTGCACCTGTCCGCGGCACCGGCACAGGTCTTCAGCCGGCAGCGGCTCCTGGAGGAGATCTGGGAGCACAGCTACCACAGCGACGTCCGTCTGGTGGACGCCTGTGTGCGCCGGCTGCGCGCCAAGATCGAGGATCCGTCCGGCGACCCCCGGTACGTCCAGACCCTGCGGGGCTTCGGCTACCGCTTCGGCCCGCTGTGA
- a CDS encoding PIG-L family deacetylase — MTDRPLTLMAVHAHPDDEATGTGGVLARYAAEGIRTVLVTCTDGGCGDGPGGAKPGDPGHDPAAVALMRRQELEASCEVLKISDLEMLDYADSGMIGWPSNDAPGSFWRTPVEEGAARLAELMRHYRPDVVVTYDENGFYGHPDHIQANRITMAALEMIELTPKVYWTTMPRSMMQRFEETMREFSEDISEPDPAEAAAMAKIGLPDDEVTTWVDTTAFSGQKFDALAAHASQGENIFFLKMGKERFGEFMGTETFVRVKDTTGAAVPENDLFAGLR, encoded by the coding sequence ATGACTGACCGGCCCTTGACGCTCATGGCCGTGCACGCCCACCCCGACGACGAGGCGACCGGAACCGGAGGGGTCCTCGCGCGGTACGCGGCGGAAGGCATCCGCACGGTTCTCGTGACGTGTACCGACGGAGGCTGCGGTGACGGACCGGGGGGTGCCAAGCCGGGCGACCCCGGGCACGATCCGGCGGCCGTCGCCCTGATGCGCCGCCAGGAACTCGAGGCGAGTTGTGAGGTCCTGAAGATCAGCGATCTGGAGATGCTGGACTACGCCGACTCCGGGATGATCGGCTGGCCGAGCAATGACGCCCCCGGGTCCTTCTGGCGGACCCCCGTGGAGGAAGGCGCCGCCCGACTCGCGGAACTCATGCGTCACTACCGACCCGATGTGGTCGTCACTTATGACGAGAACGGCTTCTATGGTCATCCCGACCACATCCAGGCCAACCGCATCACGATGGCGGCGCTGGAGATGATCGAGCTGACACCGAAGGTGTACTGGACGACGATGCCCCGCTCGATGATGCAGCGGTTCGAGGAGACCATGCGCGAGTTCAGTGAGGACATTTCCGAGCCGGATCCTGCCGAGGCCGCCGCGATGGCCAAGATCGGTCTGCCCGACGACGAGGTCACCACGTGGGTGGACACCACCGCCTTCAGCGGTCAGAAGTTCGATGCGCTGGCCGCGCATGCCAGTCAGGGCGAGAACATCTTCTTCCTCAAGATGGGCAAGGAGCGATTCGGCGAGTTCATGGGCACGGAGACCTTCGTACGCGTCAAGGACACCACCGGCGCGGCCGTGCCCGAGAACGATCTCTTTGCAGGACTGCGCTGA